From a single Calothrix sp. NIES-2098 genomic region:
- a CDS encoding putative secreted protein, giving the protein MNHSPSPSTAIYRLSRRQFIQYSCISIGSSLIAACANSNQKLSTNSGLDKVTFGTNWIAQAEHGGFYQAIATGIYKNYGLDVTIKMGGPQVPSGTQLLMGGAVDFFMGYGVDAINAIAQNIPKITVAAIFQKDPQCIISHPNTAIKSLADLKGKPIYVSAAANVTFWPILKAKYGFSDEQKRPYNFNPAPFLADKTSAQQGYITSEPFAIEKQGGFKPIVFLLADYGYPAYATTIETKKELVEKNPDLVQRFVDASIKGWYSYLENPQPGNQLIKKDNPEMTDEQLAYSIPKLKEYGIILSGEAEKLGIGAMTDARWKSLFDSMVNTGLSQPHVNYKDAFTLQFVNQGIDYYKS; this is encoded by the coding sequence ATGAATCATTCTCCATCTCCATCAACAGCAATTTATCGCCTTAGTCGCCGTCAGTTTATTCAGTATAGTTGCATCAGTATTGGTAGCAGTTTGATTGCCGCCTGTGCTAATAGCAACCAAAAATTATCTACTAATTCAGGGTTAGATAAAGTTACCTTTGGTACAAATTGGATTGCCCAAGCAGAACACGGCGGATTTTATCAGGCGATCGCCACTGGAATTTACAAAAACTACGGTCTGGATGTCACTATTAAAATGGGTGGACCCCAAGTACCTAGTGGAACCCAGTTATTGATGGGAGGAGCAGTAGATTTTTTCATGGGTTATGGCGTTGATGCCATAAATGCAATAGCACAAAATATTCCGAAAATCACGGTAGCGGCAATATTTCAAAAAGACCCCCAGTGTATCATTTCCCATCCCAACACAGCAATTAAAAGTCTTGCCGATCTCAAAGGCAAACCGATTTATGTCTCTGCTGCTGCTAACGTTACTTTTTGGCCAATTCTCAAAGCTAAGTATGGTTTTAGTGACGAACAAAAACGTCCTTATAACTTTAATCCTGCCCCATTTCTAGCCGATAAAACCTCAGCACAACAAGGCTACATCACATCCGAACCCTTCGCTATTGAAAAGCAAGGTGGGTTTAAGCCGATAGTATTTTTACTAGCAGATTATGGTTATCCAGCATACGCAACGACTATAGAGACTAAGAAAGAATTAGTAGAAAAAAATCCAGATTTAGTACAACGCTTTGTTGACGCCTCAATTAAAGGTTGGTACAGCTACTTAGAAAATCCCCAACCAGGTAATCAATTAATCAAAAAAGATAATCCAGAAATGACAGATGAGCAGCTAGCTTATAGCATTCCTAAACTTAAAGAATATGGGATTATCTTATCTGGGGAAGCCGAAAAACTCGGTATTGGGGCAATGACCGACGCAAGATGGAAATCGCTATTCGATAGCATGGTAAATACCGGACTTTCTCAGCCTCATGTTAACTATAAAGATGCATTTACCTTGCAATTTGTGAATCAAGGTATAGATTATTACAAATCATAG
- a CDS encoding TPR repeat protein: MDSLSINSLLEDLKNSNAAIREQATKKIWRIWFQQKGIYGLEKIDHSQKLLDAGETTEAEKVLTQLITEQPDFAEAWNRRAFLYYSIGDYQKSLADCQMVINLNPVHFGALHGMGLCYAALGKYREAIQAFQRALLIQPYSVVNQKLILECTFRIS, encoded by the coding sequence ATGGATTCTTTATCTATCAACTCTTTACTTGAAGATTTGAAAAACTCCAATGCTGCAATCCGGGAGCAAGCAACTAAAAAAATATGGCGCATCTGGTTTCAGCAAAAAGGAATTTACGGGTTGGAGAAAATTGACCACAGTCAAAAGTTGTTAGATGCAGGTGAAACTACTGAAGCCGAAAAAGTCCTAACCCAACTAATTACAGAACAACCAGATTTTGCCGAGGCATGGAATCGTCGTGCTTTTCTTTACTACAGCATTGGCGATTATCAAAAGTCCTTAGCAGATTGTCAGATGGTTATTAATCTCAATCCCGTACATTTTGGCGCACTTCACGGTATGGGTTTGTGTTATGCCGCATTAGGAAAGTATCGGGAAGCAATCCAAGCTTTTCAACGCGCTCTACTAATTCAACCTTATTCTGTGGTGAATCAAAAGTTGATTCTAGAATGCACATTCAGAATCAGCTAA
- a CDS encoding uracil phosphoribosyltransferase, with translation MTNDKNQVTLIEHPLIQHKLTLMRKAETSTTKFRNLVKEVSLLLAYEVTRDLPLKYEEIKTPLAPMNAPVLAPDKKLVLVSIMRAGQGILDGMLELIPSARVGHVGLYRDPKTLIPVEYYFKVPYDVEQRDMIVVDPMLATGNSAVAAVERLKSTNPLSIKFVCLLAAPEGIQHFCEVHPDVPLYTAAIDDHLDEHGYIIPGLGDAGDRLFGTR, from the coding sequence ATGACAAATGACAAAAATCAAGTAACGTTAATTGAACATCCATTAATTCAGCACAAACTAACGCTAATGCGGAAAGCTGAAACTAGTACGACGAAATTTCGTAACCTCGTTAAAGAAGTTAGTTTGTTGTTGGCTTATGAAGTAACGCGGGATTTACCGCTGAAATACGAAGAGATTAAAACACCACTTGCACCAATGAACGCGCCTGTGCTTGCGCCTGATAAAAAGCTGGTGTTAGTTTCGATTATGCGTGCGGGACAGGGCATTTTAGATGGAATGTTGGAGTTGATTCCCTCAGCAAGGGTGGGACACGTGGGTTTGTACCGCGACCCGAAAACTCTGATTCCTGTGGAGTATTATTTTAAGGTTCCATATGATGTAGAGCAACGAGACATGATCGTTGTCGATCCGATGCTAGCAACGGGTAATTCTGCGGTGGCGGCGGTGGAAAGGTTGAAATCTACTAATCCGTTATCGATTAAGTTTGTCTGTTTACTCGCTGCACCGGAAGGGATTCAGCATTTCTGCGAGGTGCATCCCGATGTACCCCTGTACACGGCTGCGATTGATGACCATTTGGACGAACACGGCTATATTATTCCCGGATTAGGTGATGCAGGCGATCGCTTATTTGGTACAAGATAA
- a CDS encoding inner-membrane translocator: MNNLNFFSDYLVATLRLAVPLGFAALGGLYSERSGVLNIALEGMLLAGAFTSAAATFYTGNPWLGLLAALIAGGLVGLLHAFLCVTLRVDQLVSGLAINLVAAGLTSFLARLVFSGSSTQQLPGIGVITIPGLANIPLLGSLLFQQDILVYLLFILVVGTTYILFKTSFGLTLRAVGESPKAADTAGISVQIVRYIAVIISGCLASLGGAYLTLVQVRFFAEGMSAGKGFIAIAALIFGRWHPIYSALACLLFGATEALQLRIQALGVNIPYQFLVMLPYAIALLALVGLAGKSTPPKALGTPYFRENRHSD; this comes from the coding sequence ATGAATAATCTCAACTTTTTCTCTGATTACTTGGTAGCTACTTTACGTTTAGCTGTACCCTTAGGATTTGCTGCCCTAGGTGGATTGTACTCGGAACGGTCGGGTGTGTTAAATATCGCCTTGGAAGGGATGTTGCTCGCTGGCGCTTTTACGAGTGCTGCTGCCACCTTCTACACTGGTAATCCTTGGCTTGGCCTTCTGGCGGCTTTGATTGCTGGGGGATTAGTAGGTTTACTCCATGCTTTTTTGTGTGTAACTTTGCGCGTCGATCAATTAGTATCTGGGTTAGCAATTAATCTTGTCGCTGCTGGGTTAACATCATTTTTGGCAAGGCTGGTATTTAGCGGTAGCAGTACACAGCAATTACCGGGAATTGGGGTAATTACGATTCCTGGTTTAGCTAATATTCCCTTGCTAGGTTCGCTACTATTTCAGCAAGATATTTTAGTATATTTGCTATTTATATTAGTTGTTGGGACTACTTACATTTTATTTAAAACTAGCTTTGGATTAACATTGCGGGCTGTGGGGGAATCTCCTAAAGCTGCTGATACGGCGGGAATTTCCGTGCAAATTGTCCGGTATATCGCTGTGATAATTAGTGGCTGTCTTGCGAGTTTAGGCGGTGCTTATTTAACTTTGGTACAGGTAAGATTCTTTGCCGAAGGGATGAGTGCTGGTAAGGGATTTATTGCGATCGCCGCTTTAATTTTTGGCAGATGGCATCCTATATATAGTGCTTTAGCTTGTTTGCTGTTTGGCGCTACAGAAGCTTTACAGCTGCGAATTCAGGCGTTAGGTGTAAATATCCCTTACCAATTTTTAGTTATGCTACCTTATGCGATCGCTTTATTGGCATTAGTGGGATTAGCGGGGAAATCTACACCACCCAAAGCTTTAGGCACCCCCTACTTTAGAGAAAATCGGCACTCCGACTAA
- a CDS encoding inner-membrane translocator produces MKFLLPILSPLIAIACALIVGAILIIFAGANPIAAYTALFQESLSTYFGFGNTLTKMTPLLFTSLGVLVALRAGQFNIGGEGQIYLGALGSTLIGLYVQGLPGLIHIPLALLVGFLFGAVWGGIPGYLKAVRGVNEVITTLLLNYIAVNLVSYLVQNPLMAPGAPSPYSPLIAKSAQLPIILPQSLAHAGILLALIAAGILWVLLVRSPLGYQITAVGFNPIAARYARMPVERTIMLVMALAGGLAGLAGSCEVMGLKYRLFEQVSPGYGFDAIAIAFLSRGSVIGVVLTSLFFAALRSGANVMQRSAGVPVTVVYAIQGLTVLFIAVSLAVERELRVETQRDAEV; encoded by the coding sequence ATGAAATTTCTGCTACCAATCCTATCACCGCTAATTGCGATTGCTTGTGCCCTGATCGTCGGTGCTATCCTCATCATATTTGCTGGGGCGAATCCGATCGCCGCCTACACAGCTTTATTTCAAGAATCTCTTTCTACTTACTTTGGATTTGGTAACACCCTCACCAAAATGACACCGCTATTATTCACCAGTTTAGGAGTGTTAGTTGCATTGCGGGCTGGGCAATTTAATATTGGTGGGGAAGGACAAATTTATCTCGGTGCGTTGGGAAGTACTTTAATTGGGTTATATGTGCAAGGATTACCTGGTCTGATTCATATTCCCTTAGCACTTTTAGTAGGATTTCTGTTTGGCGCAGTTTGGGGTGGGATTCCTGGCTATCTGAAAGCAGTACGGGGAGTAAATGAAGTAATTACTACGTTGTTACTCAACTATATTGCAGTGAATTTAGTTAGTTACCTCGTACAAAATCCCTTGATGGCTCCAGGTGCGCCTAGCCCTTATTCGCCGCTAATTGCCAAATCAGCACAACTACCGATTATCTTACCGCAGAGTCTCGCCCATGCTGGGATTTTATTGGCTTTAATTGCCGCTGGGATTTTATGGGTGTTATTAGTGCGATCGCCCCTAGGATACCAAATTACGGCAGTGGGATTTAACCCCATTGCTGCCCGTTATGCTCGGATGCCTGTTGAACGGACAATTATGTTGGTGATGGCGTTAGCGGGGGGGTTAGCTGGTTTGGCGGGGAGTTGTGAGGTAATGGGGTTGAAATATCGGCTATTTGAACAAGTTTCTCCTGGTTATGGATTTGATGCAATTGCGATCGCTTTTTTAAGTCGTGGTAGTGTTATTGGTGTAGTATTGACTTCTTTGTTTTTTGCGGCGCTGCGCAGTGGTGCAAATGTAATGCAGCGAAGTGCAGGTGTGCCGGTGACTGTGGTTTACGCGATTCAGGGGTTGACGGTGTTGTTTATTGCTGTCAGCCTGGCGGTGGAAAGGGAACTAAGAGTAGAAACGCAAAGGGATGCGGAGGTTTAA
- a CDS encoding metal dependent phosphohydrolase — MKNRLYSTGMFLLVVLSLSSGLGYRFYDQPQLDVGKIAPQTLIAPISARVEDVKTTEEKRREARSGASAVWVVDKQVNEQIHQNLQHLLMQGGKIREKLGNFPFVKTSVLSTATQTYLRQAPEPEWQKVLQTLAKNSNLTGLNSAQQQAIKELRTYRDSSQLLKAIASSRQRYTITLNSLSENETLYDATFLNLSDTEWQKTQIQVRQALDRMLAQGIYPGLSKDNLNSAIAMQVSVSVPKTAQPLAQRLLSKVVDANLIKDIEQTKQIAEKAAQAVEPTIVSIQKGEVIVRAGEKITQADFVLLDHFQLSQRGIDWLHLMRFTWLVGLAVVIFRLVERRLQLKLRNNDYILILLLTLSAPLLIILTKSLTGLPAIGLLLGSFYGTAIGGTVMGLLTILLSIGTELSWHDLIASAAGGILGGLMAGQWRFPPREALRTREELATLGILIGLTQGLVYLLANTAIAPLWYAVLGTAVLNGLAGLIWSILALGLSPYLEALFDLVTPIRLAELSNPNRPLLKRLANETPGTFQHTLFVATLAEAAARSLNCNVELVRAGVLYHDIGKMHDPLGFIENQMGEANKHDVINDPWKSAAIIKKHVSEGLVMARHYKLPSAIQAFIPEHQGTILIAYFYQAAQQQQKHNPDIMLHESDFRYDGPIPQSKETGIAMLADACEAALRSQKDATPEAALAIVNKILKARWQDNQLVDSGLTRQEMSQIAHIFVQVWQQFHHKRIAYPQLTPSNQ, encoded by the coding sequence TTGAAAAACCGTCTCTATTCTACTGGGATGTTTTTGCTTGTCGTATTATCGCTCTCAAGTGGACTAGGCTACCGTTTTTATGACCAACCACAATTGGATGTCGGTAAGATAGCTCCTCAAACGCTTATCGCACCGATTTCAGCCCGTGTTGAAGATGTAAAAACTACCGAAGAAAAACGCCGGGAGGCTCGTAGCGGTGCTTCAGCAGTATGGGTTGTGGATAAACAAGTGAACGAGCAAATTCACCAAAATCTCCAGCACTTATTGATGCAAGGCGGTAAAATCCGGGAGAAGCTGGGCAATTTCCCGTTTGTGAAGACTTCAGTATTATCCACAGCCACGCAAACTTACCTGCGACAAGCACCAGAACCCGAATGGCAGAAAGTATTGCAAACGTTGGCGAAAAATAGCAATCTGACTGGCTTAAATTCTGCGCAACAGCAAGCTATTAAGGAACTGCGAACTTACCGAGATTCTTCTCAATTATTAAAAGCGATCGCCTCTTCCCGTCAACGCTATACTATCACCCTCAATAGTCTGAGCGAAAATGAAACGCTTTATGATGCTACTTTCTTAAACCTGTCTGATACCGAGTGGCAGAAAACTCAAATCCAGGTACGTCAAGCTTTAGACCGAATGTTAGCTCAGGGTATCTATCCAGGATTATCCAAAGATAACTTGAACTCTGCGATCGCGATGCAGGTAAGTGTTTCTGTTCCCAAAACTGCACAACCTTTAGCACAGCGATTGTTATCAAAGGTAGTCGATGCCAATTTAATTAAAGATATCGAGCAAACTAAGCAAATTGCCGAAAAAGCAGCACAAGCAGTAGAACCGACGATAGTCAGCATTCAAAAAGGTGAAGTTATCGTTAGGGCTGGAGAAAAAATTACTCAGGCTGATTTTGTATTGTTAGACCACTTTCAGTTGAGCCAACGCGGTATCGATTGGTTGCATCTGATGCGCTTTACTTGGTTGGTGGGTTTGGCAGTGGTTATTTTCAGGCTAGTAGAACGACGGCTTCAACTCAAATTACGAAATAACGATTATATCTTGATTCTGCTGCTGACTCTCAGTGCGCCGTTACTCATCATCTTGACCAAATCATTAACAGGTTTACCCGCCATTGGTTTGCTTCTGGGTAGCTTCTACGGTACTGCCATTGGGGGTACTGTGATGGGGTTACTGACGATATTGCTCTCAATTGGAACCGAACTTAGCTGGCATGATTTAATAGCTAGCGCCGCGGGTGGAATTCTGGGCGGCTTGATGGCGGGACAATGGCGATTTCCCCCTAGGGAAGCGCTGCGAACGCGCGAGGAATTAGCTACCTTGGGAATTTTAATTGGGTTGACGCAGGGATTGGTTTACCTGTTGGCAAATACTGCGATCGCTCCCCTTTGGTATGCTGTTCTGGGTACAGCAGTCCTCAACGGTTTGGCAGGATTGATTTGGAGCATTTTAGCACTAGGGTTAAGTCCCTATCTAGAAGCTTTATTTGATTTAGTTACACCAATTCGTTTGGCTGAATTGTCCAATCCCAACCGACCTTTGTTAAAACGCCTAGCGAATGAGACTCCCGGAACTTTCCAGCACACGCTATTTGTCGCCACTCTCGCAGAAGCCGCAGCACGGTCATTAAATTGTAATGTGGAACTGGTGCGGGCTGGGGTTCTGTATCATGACATCGGTAAAATGCACGACCCACTAGGATTTATTGAAAATCAAATGGGGGAAGCCAATAAACACGATGTTATTAATGACCCTTGGAAAAGTGCGGCAATTATCAAAAAGCACGTCAGTGAAGGGTTGGTAATGGCTCGTCATTACAAGCTCCCTAGCGCTATTCAAGCATTTATTCCCGAACATCAGGGGACTATATTAATTGCGTATTTCTACCAAGCAGCACAGCAACAACAAAAACATAATCCAGACATTATGTTGCACGAATCAGATTTTCGCTATGACGGCCCCATCCCCCAGTCTAAAGAAACCGGGATTGCCATGCTGGCTGATGCTTGTGAGGCGGCGTTACGTTCGCAAAAAGATGCCACCCCAGAAGCAGCACTGGCTATAGTAAATAAAATTCTCAAAGCCCGTTGGCAAGATAATCAATTAGTAGATTCAGGGCTAACACGACAAGAAATGTCCCAAATTGCTCATATTTTTGTTCAGGTTTGGCAACAATTTCATCACAAAAGGATCGCCTATCCGCAATTAACCCCTAGCAATCAATAG
- a CDS encoding haloacid dehalogenase, type II — protein sequence MINFEHSQVLTFDCYGTLIDWESGILAALKPLLSNHKHNLDDERLLQLFAEFEAEIQQGEYLKYREVLRRVVEKFGEYFGFTPTAEELYALADSIKHWQPFPDTVEALKALKQKYKLAIISNVDDNLFAFSAQVLEVEFDWIITAEQVKSYKPSLNNFKVAIERINQPLEEILHVACSIYHDIVPAKSLGISTVWVNRRAGKEGIGANLPVVAQPDLEVPDLHTLAVLSIGVSYS from the coding sequence TTGATTAACTTCGAGCATTCCCAAGTTTTAACCTTCGATTGTTACGGCACCCTCATTGATTGGGAAAGTGGGATATTAGCAGCGTTAAAGCCACTTTTATCTAACCACAAGCATAATTTAGATGATGAAAGACTTTTGCAACTTTTTGCTGAATTTGAGGCAGAAATTCAGCAAGGAGAATATCTAAAATATAGAGAAGTCCTCAGAAGAGTAGTGGAAAAGTTTGGTGAATATTTTGGATTTACTCCTACTGCTGAAGAATTGTATGCCCTTGCTGATTCTATTAAGCATTGGCAACCTTTTCCAGATACAGTTGAGGCGCTAAAAGCTCTTAAACAGAAGTATAAGCTAGCAATTATTTCTAATGTAGATGACAATTTATTTGCCTTCTCTGCCCAAGTTTTAGAAGTTGAATTTGACTGGATTATTACAGCAGAGCAAGTAAAAAGTTACAAACCATCTCTCAACAATTTTAAAGTTGCAATTGAGAGAATTAACCAACCATTAGAAGAAATATTACACGTTGCTTGCAGTATTTATCACGATATTGTTCCAGCAAAATCTTTAGGAATATCTACAGTTTGGGTAAATCGGAGAGCAGGTAAAGAAGGTATCGGTGCTAATTTACCAGTAGTCGCTCAACCCGATTTAGAAGTTCCAGATTTGCATACTCTAGCTGTTTTGAGTATAGGGGTTAGTTATTCATAG
- a CDS encoding pentapeptide repeat-containing protein: MRNYADKQDFIFSQSRDFSGCDLSGIDLRAVDLSGVNFFKADLRGANLCGSILTGANLREANLIEASLSEANLIDADLTQANLCGAILWRSQFSGSNLTSASLCAADFSEADLSEAKLIEASLIETKLVRANLAGAKLCGAKLLEANLTDANLIGADLTWANLTEANLTEARLWGTKMIHTKLVDAIMPDGTIQEPQFIFL; encoded by the coding sequence ATGAGAAATTATGCTGACAAACAGGACTTCATATTCAGTCAAAGTAGGGATTTCAGCGGATGTGACTTAAGCGGAATTGACCTGAGAGCAGTTGATTTGAGTGGTGTTAACTTTTTCAAAGCAGATTTGCGTGGTGCAAATCTCTGCGGCTCTATCCTCACGGGTGCTAACCTCCGTGAGGCGAATCTCATAGAAGCTTCTTTATCCGAAGCTAACTTGATTGATGCTGATTTAACGCAAGCAAACTTATGTGGAGCAATATTATGGCGATCGCAATTTAGTGGTAGCAATCTGACATCTGCTTCTTTATGTGCAGCTGATTTCAGCGAAGCTGACTTAAGTGAAGCGAAATTGATTGAAGCATCTCTGATTGAAACAAAATTAGTCCGAGCAAATCTTGCAGGAGCAAAGCTATGTGGCGCAAAGTTATTAGAAGCAAATTTAACTGATGCAAATTTAATTGGTGCAGACCTAACATGGGCAAATTTAACAGAGGCTAACCTGACTGAAGCCAGGCTTTGGGGAACAAAGATGATTCATACAAAGCTGGTGGATGCGATCATGCCTGACGGTACGATTCAGGAACCGCAATTTATATTTCTGTAA
- a CDS encoding ABC-2 type transporter, with protein MMNFSRLFVMASNVFQEVIRDRILYIIGFYTLILAAAIRLLPEFAATSEAKIFLDFGIALMSVIALIVAVFVGTGLVNKEIEKRTVLVLIAKPISRSEFIAGKYLGLSAVLAVLIAIMTVIYLGFLQIGHIPYAINSILIAVVFLFLQISLITAVAVGFGSFTSSLLAVVLTFAVYLMGNISQDLLKFGRLSRNPSIEHLTQALYLILPDLSRLDFKNHAVYGMQALPGTTALIANAGYGLLYSSMLLAIAILIFSRREF; from the coding sequence ATGATGAATTTTAGCCGCCTCTTTGTCATGGCCAGCAATGTATTTCAGGAAGTGATACGCGATCGCATTTTATATATCATAGGTTTTTACACGCTGATACTTGCCGCCGCTATTCGCCTCCTACCAGAATTTGCAGCTACTAGCGAAGCCAAAATATTTTTAGACTTTGGTATAGCTTTAATGAGTGTTATCGCCTTAATTGTCGCTGTATTTGTTGGGACTGGATTGGTCAACAAAGAAATTGAAAAACGCACTGTTTTGGTATTAATTGCCAAACCGATCAGCCGCAGTGAATTTATCGCTGGTAAATATTTAGGTTTATCAGCCGTGCTAGCTGTACTGATCGCTATTATGACGGTGATTTATCTGGGATTTTTACAAATTGGGCATATTCCTTATGCCATCAATAGCATTTTGATTGCTGTTGTTTTCTTATTCTTGCAGATATCCTTAATTACTGCTGTGGCTGTTGGGTTTGGTTCGTTTACCAGTTCCTTGTTAGCGGTAGTTTTAACCTTCGCCGTTTATTTAATGGGCAATATATCGCAAGATTTATTAAAATTTGGTCGTCTGAGCCGCAACCCCAGCATCGAACACCTGACTCAAGCTTTATATCTAATTTTGCCCGATTTATCTAGGCTAGATTTCAAAAACCATGCTGTCTATGGAATGCAAGCACTACCTGGAACAACTGCATTGATTGCTAATGCTGGCTATGGCTTACTTTATAGTTCCATGCTGTTGGCGATCGCCATATTAATTTTTTCACGCCGAGAGTTTTAA